Genomic DNA from Streptomyces sp. GS7:
GCAAGCCGGACATCTATCTCTTCGACGACTGCTTCTCCGCGCTGGACCACGCCACGGACGCCGCGCTGCGGGCCGCCCTGGAGCCCGAACTCTCCGGGGCGACGGTGCTCACCGTCGCCCAGCGCGTCAGCACCGTCCGCCGCGCGCGGCGCATCGTGGTCCTGGACGCGGGGCGGGTGGCCGCCACCGGCACACACGAGGAGCTGCTGCGCACCAGTACGACGTACCGGGAGATCGCCCGGTCCCAACGTACCGCCACCACCGACCACTACGGCGACGCGGGCCCGGACGCCGCAGCCGCCACGACTCCTCGGGAGGCTGTCCATGGTCTCGGCGGACAGCGCTAGCCGCGCGCGGCGCGGCCCCGCCCGCCGCACGCTGGGGCTACTGCGCCCGCACCGTGCCCCGCTGACCGTGGCGGTCGCCCTCGGCATCGGCGGCGTCGCGCTCAACGCGACGGGCCCGATGCTCCTCGGCAGGGCCACCGACCTCGTCTTCGACGGCCTCCGGCACACCCGTGGATCCGGCGGAGTCGACTTCGACGGGATCGCCCGCCTGCTGCTGATCGCGCTCGCGCTCTACGGCACGGCCGCCCTGCTCACCCTCCTCCAGGGGCGGCTGGTCGCGGCCGTCGTCCAGCGCGTGGTCTTCGCGCTGCGCCGGTCCGTGGAGGTCAAGCTCGCCCGCCTGCCGCTGCGGTACTTCGACCGCCACCCGGCGGGCGAGGTGCTCAGCCGGGTGACCAACGACGTCGACAACCTCCAGCAGACCCTGCAGCAGAGCCTCAGTCAGCTGCTCACGGCGGCGTTCTCCGTGCTGACCATGCTGGTTCTGATGTTCGTCATCTCGCCGCTGCTGGCACTGATCATGCTGGTCTGCGTACCGGTGTCGGCCGTCCTCGCAGCCCGGATCAGCAAGCGCGCACAGCCGCGGTTCACCCAGCAGTGGTCCGCCACCGGAGCGCTCAACGCGCACATCGAGGAGGTCTACACCGGGCACTCGCTGGTCAAGGGCTTCGGGCGGCGCGAACAGGCCGAGCGGGCCTTCGACGAGCACAACCAGGCTCTCTACCGCGCCGCCGCGCGCGCCCAGTTCATCTCCGGCAGCATCGAACCGTCGATGATGTTCGTCTCCAACCTCGGCTATGTCGTCGTGGCGGTCGTCGGCGCACTGCGCGTGCTCACCGGGACCCTCTCCATCGGCGACGTCCAGGCGTTCATCCTCTACTCCCGGCAGTTCAGCCATCCCATCGTCGAGGTCGCCGGCATCGCCGCCCGCCTCCAGTCCGCCCTCGCCTCCGCGGAACGGATCCACGACCTCCTGGACGCCGACGAACAGGGCCCCGACCCCGCGCACCCCGCGCACCTCCACGAAGCCCGCGGACACGTCCGGTTCGAGAAGGTCTGCTTCCGCTACTCCCCCGACACCCCCCTCATCGAAGACCTCTCCCTCACCGTCGAACCCGGCCAGTCCGTGGCGGTCGTCGGCCCGACCGGCGCGGGCAAGACCACCCTGGGCAACCTCCTCATGCGGTTCTACGAGACGGACGCGGGCCGCATCCTCCTGGACGGCACCGACATCACCACCATGACCCGCGAGGAACTGCGCGCCCACATCGGCCTGGTGCTCCAGGACGCCTGGCTCTTCTCCGGCACCATCGCGGAGAACATCGCCTACGGGCGCCCCGACGCCACCCGCGAGGACGTCGTGGCCGCCGCCCGCGCCACGTGTGCCGACCGCTTCAT
This window encodes:
- a CDS encoding ABC transporter ATP-binding protein translates to MVSADSASRARRGPARRTLGLLRPHRAPLTVAVALGIGGVALNATGPMLLGRATDLVFDGLRHTRGSGGVDFDGIARLLLIALALYGTAALLTLLQGRLVAAVVQRVVFALRRSVEVKLARLPLRYFDRHPAGEVLSRVTNDVDNLQQTLQQSLSQLLTAAFSVLTMLVLMFVISPLLALIMLVCVPVSAVLAARISKRAQPRFTQQWSATGALNAHIEEVYTGHSLVKGFGRREQAERAFDEHNQALYRAAARAQFISGSIEPSMMFVSNLGYVVVAVVGALRVLTGTLSIGDVQAFILYSRQFSHPIVEVAGIAARLQSALASAERIHDLLDADEQGPDPAHPAHLHEARGHVRFEKVCFRYSPDTPLIEDLSLTVEPGQSVAVVGPTGAGKTTLGNLLMRFYETDAGRILLDGTDITTMTREELRAHIGLVLQDAWLFSGTIAENIAYGRPDATREDVVAAARATCADRFIRTLPDGYDTVLDEESATISAGEKQLVTIARAFMTRPSILLLDEATSAVDTRTEALIQRALHSLRAGRTSFVIAHRLSTIRDADLILVMEGGRIVERGTHAQLLAAKGAYARLHTALEPDAGLENALPH